The genomic interval CCCACTCGCAATATTCACCAGCCACTTTTCTTTCTGCTTCCGATGATATGATATACGACGATCGCCACGCTTTTCGCTCTTAAATCCGTTGCAACCGTTTTGACAGGGGATCTGCAGGAGTGAGAGAgttgacaaggagaagcccaaAGACACTGAAGGcacaagtacgaggagCTTGTCTGCACATTTCAGAGATAAATCATCTCGGGGCACTTGTAGCTCGTAAATAGCTCACGTGGACGACCCACAATGCGTTTTATTACCACACCTTGATGAGCTAACGGCGAAAAAGCAGGGAGCAcaacactacaagtactttaCAAGTTGACAGCCATCACACCAGGGGCAACACCTCCTATTTGGTACTAGTACTACAGACAAACACAGATGCATTGCTCCTTAGACGCATATATCTGTCAGGCCGCCCACCAGTTTTATAATATCTTGttctgtatgtactcgtacgacAAGTCAACgatccatcttcttccaaTACTCTTCTGCCGGATAAATCTCCTGCATTTATTATAACCGACCTATAACTGCATCTCTTTaaaatctacaagtacgtaaTACCCACGCTAGCAAGATGGTTAAACtactggtacatactgtacttgtagcttttatgatgatgatgtgCACTTTTAGCCCCCACAAAAAGTTAATCTGGTGGAGCTTATATTATGAGCCAATAGAAATCACCAAATATAACTCATGCGACCCGTACGTTATTCCTTGATGAGTATCTTATTTGATTTGGAGTGGTTCAGGGACGTAGAAATAGCCCCACCACGGAGGGAAGGGGTCTCTATTCTGCCGAGCCGTCCGTTCTTTTACGTTTCAAAATATTGTGAGCTGCATCGCATCACCCAACTCTAACAGACAGTTAAAATTACGATCAGTGGTAGATATTGTCCAACTTGCGCTTAAGGCAAGAGAACTGCTTGTGCTGCTAAACCCGTTACGTTCCCGTTCAAAGGCAAATAACAGATTGCGGGGACCCCACATTCTGCTTCTCGTGCTTGCATCTCCTATGTAACAAGCGATACCCCGATCCGGAGATAACGGATTTGCTTCGGTGATAACCGTCTGAGGTGCGTACCATCCTTCATTTCCCCCACTTTCTCGCTTAATGCTGTGTTGCCACTCTGACCACGCTTAATGATAGGCTTTAACATGGTGAGCCCCTTGTCACAAATCTGCCTCAGGTGCTTGAGATATGCGCTATGGGTTTCAACGGTCTGGACAGCACAAAGAACAGAATGGCGTATTATTTTACTATAATAACGGCGGCAGTTCCTCTCTTCTTATCTAAATAACGATAATGGACTCTTCTAACCACACAAATATGAATCGACACACTCACGCCCTCATTGTTGGTGCTGGCTTCTCTGGCCTGGCATCAGCCATCAAGCTCCAGACCGACTGGAACACCACCGACTACCAAATCTACGACCGAGATTCCGAGTTTGGCGGCACTTGGCAACAAAACACTTATCCTGGAGCTGCGTCCGACATTCCTGCACTGTGGTACTGTCTCGCTAGCGATCCCAAGGTCGACTGGAAAGAGCCCTACCCTTCTCAGGAAGAGCTGAGACAGTacatcaaggacgtggCAGAGAAATACAACCTACGAAAGCGAGCTACTTTTGGAGCTGAGATCGAGAAGGTGGAGTGGCTGGCCGACCAGCAAATGTGGAAGGCAtccatcaaggacgtggCCACCGGTAACAAGTATACCCACACCTCGCGGGTGGTTTTTATGGGCAAGGGCTGTCTTGTTGTTCccaacaagttcaagacTGCCGGAATTGAGGATTTCAAGGGGCCTATCATGCATACCGCCCAATGGGACCACTCTGTCGActacaagggcaagaacgTGGTTGTGATTGGCAACGGCTGCTCTGCTGTCCAGGTGTGTGCTGCTATTGCACCCGAGGTAGGTTCTCTGACCCAGTTTGCACGAACTCCTCAGTGGATGGTGCCCCGACCTGAATGGAAGTGGCTCAAGACGATGGGTGAAACCTTCCCCTTCATGCTTGGATTTGTGCGATTTCTTATGTTCCTGACACTCGAGGCCAACTTTTCGCTCTTCCGAGGTGGCTGGTATGCGCGAGCCGACCGAGCTGTCCGAACCTGGGTCAGCACCATGCTCCTCAAGTGGCACTTGCCCAAGAAGTACCACGAGAACTCCATCCCCAAATACGAGCTTGGCTGTAAGAGAATCATCTATGATTGTGGATACTGGAAAGCCCTCCACCAGAAGAATGTTGAACTGACTTACGATCCCATTGTTAGAATGACCAGCAATAGTGTTATCACCAAGAGTGGCCAGGAGTGGCCAGCCGATATTGTCATTGATGCTACTGGATTTAATGTCGCCGCTTCCATGGGAGGTCTGGAGATTGTGGGCGAGACTGGCGAGAACCTGGTGGACTTCTGGAACGGCAAGGTCTCCGCTTACGAGACAGTTATGGTCGCCAACTACCCCAACATGTTCTTCCTATTTGGCCCCAACGCCACCACTGGCCACAACTCTGTCATTTTCGCAATTGAGAACGCTCTCAAGTGGATCGAGAATGTCGCTTCTGATCTCGTCACCGGATCTGCCACCTACGTCACAGTCAAGAACGAGGCCTACGACTCTTGGACCCAGAAGGTGCACGAGGCTTCCAAAAAGATGGCTTTCTCCACTGGAGGATGTGTTTCCTGGTATATGAGTGcctctggagctggacaCAACGGTGTTACCTACCCCTGGACTCAGTTTACTGCTTGGTGGAGAGCCCGATTCCCCGTCAAGAGCGATATGATTGTCAAatccaagaaggacgagtaATTACCACGCAAGTGAAGTATGCGTACGGACACATTATTTTAGAAAATACAATATTACAGTTGAACAGTTTTTCGCTGAGAGCTGTagcttgtactgtatctcCCGTGTCTCATCTCTAACTGGTGATCACAAATCGTAATATATGGAGCCGAGGTGTCCCCCCATGAAGGAGCTAGAGAGTATGTGAACATAGACTGTATATGAGTTGACATTGAATAATTTTGGACGCAAGACTTATTGCTTTATAAGTAGTTCATGAGGACATTCTTCAACACCAGCATGATGCCTACCTACTCCTATTGCATACCCCGGGCACTATCAGATCATCCCTTGCATGATCTGCAACAAGATAAGAACTTCATACGCTGGTAGGTTTCATATCGCTGCGGGGTATACACAGACAAGGCTTGTTCAACAAACAATCTGCTCGCTTTTTTCACTGACCGATTTTATGGTGATATTTCTGACAGTTGGATGCCGAACGCAAGTAAATAAGTGGAAACAGTGGATGTATGTCGTTAGGAGACTACCCAAAAATTGAACATGGGGGTCAATGCTGTAGTTCTATTCAACGCAGTTATCTTCAGTGTACTCTCTCAGATTTTCTTTTAATTCGGTGATCTCTTTATGTAGGTATACAATAATCGTCTTATTCTCGGCTCATGGCACCCCATTTGTTGATTATTAACTGGAACGTTTGAGTTTCTCCCCGCAGAAACCTAATCTCCATACATTGAGTCTGGGGACGTATTAAATCAGGGGTGAGTGTATGAAAATGACTCAATTGAGAGTGTTTTTGTGCCTATGTTTTTTTGAGACTTGAAAAAATCCATTCTGGCTCATTTTTTGCGTGTTTGTTCCATCACGGAGTTGTATATCCACCGACTAGCCGCAGTCTTCGCTAACCAAAATTGTATGTGGAACTCTGGATGCGCGAAGCCAAATTTGAAGATAGGCAGCGTGGCCTCAACGACAATAATAATGGACTCAGTTTACTTCCAATTTGCGAGAAAAGCAGCTCATAAACTATTGACAGTAGTATTTCAACTGCATCACATTTTCCCCAATCTATAGGTCCCCAAGATACTCCTCTAAACTAACCCTCCAGGACGAAAGAGTCGTAAGACACCTACTACCCCACCATAACCCAAAATGATGGGGGGTAATCACGTTCCTTTGGCACCGAGTGTATTATA from Yarrowia lipolytica chromosome 1F, complete sequence carries:
- a CDS encoding uncharacterized protein (Compare to YALI0F26983g, similar to CA0775|CaIFK2 Candida albicans CaIFK2 probable monoxygenase), coding for MDSSNHTNMNRHTHALIVGAGFSGLASAIKLQTDWNTTDYQIYDRDSEFGGTWQQNTYPGAASDIPALWYCLASDPKVDWKEPYPSQEELRQYIKDVAEKYNLRKRATFGAEIEKVEWLADQQMWKASIKDVATGNKYTHTSRVVFMGKGCLVVPNKFKTAGIEDFKGPIMHTAQWDHSVDYKGKNVVVIGNGCSAVQVCAAIAPEVGSLTQFARTPQWMVPRPEWKWLKTMGETFPFMLGFVRFLMFLTLEANFSLFRGGWYARADRAVRTWVSTMLLKWHLPKKYHENSIPKYELGCKRIIYDCGYWKALHQKNVELTYDPIVRMTSNSVITKSGQEWPADIVIDATGFNVAASMGGLEIVGETGENLVDFWNGKVSAYETVMVANYPNMFFLFGPNATTGHNSVIFAIENALKWIENVASDLVTGSATYVTVKNEAYDSWTQKVHEASKKMAFSTGGCVSWYMSASGAGHNGVTYPWTQFTAWWRARFPVKSDMIVKSKKDE